TGAAGGCCCTGGGTGGAGGAAACCTTCTGGACCAGGTGGATCAAGCGCTGAATTTCGTAATTTCAATACCCCAACTGGCCTCCATAGCAATGGGGATGTCAAGCGTTTGGGAAGTGGATTTCAATGTATCTTATTTTTCCGGCAGAGAAATAAGAAAAGAACTGCGTGAACGTGTGAGCAGACAAAAACGCAGGCTGCTCATTGAAAGTTGGTGTACAGGCTGCGGGCAGTGTATTCAAAAGTGTGATCTCGGAGCAATCAAATTGGTTGAGAATAGACCGGTTGTCAATCAGGAAATCTGCCGTCTGTGCGGGTACTGCGGATCGGTATGTCCGGATTTGTGCATCAGGGTCGTTTAATGGAGGATTACTCTTTGCGCATTATGGGCTTGGATGTAGGTGAAAAGACTATCGGTGTCGCAGTAAGCGATCCTTTGGGCTGTATAGCCCAGGGGATTAAAACTGTTATACGCGTCGGTTCTGAACTTGAGGATATTAAAAATATAAAGGAACTAACCAGGCAGTATGATATTGAATTAATTGTCGTCGGTTTGCCCCGTAATATGAATGGCGCCTTGGGTGAGCAAGGGAATAAAATAATTAAGTTTGTGGAGAAGCTAAGGAATAGCCTCAATATTCATATTGAAACCTGGGACGAGAGATTAACTACGGTAGCAGCGGAAAAAATGCTGCTTTCTGCAAACGTCAGCAGGGCAAAGCGTAAAAAGGTCATTGATAAACTGGCTGCGGTAATCATACTGCAAAATTATCTTGATTCCCGTTATAATTTCCCGATTACTTAAAAATGTTCTATAACTGGTATATTTTCTTGACAAATGTCTGCCATTCAGAATAAGCTTACAAAAAAGGAGTGATCCAGATGACAAATGGTGAATCGGAAGAAGAACGCGTCATAACTCTTATAGATGAAAATGGCGAGGAAGAAGATTATGAGGTAATTGACATTGTAGAAATGGAGGATGCTCAATATGCCGTCCTCCTGGCAGTTGAAGAGAATGCTGACGAAGACAGCGAGGGCGAAGTAATCATCTTAAAATTCAGCAAAGACGATACCGGCAGCGACGTCCTCGTGACTATTGAGGATGACGAGGAGTGGGAAAGAGTAGCTGACGCCTGGGAAGAAAAGCTTGTTGATGAAGCTGAATAAAAAACATAAGCTTATCCAGTCCTTTTTTTTATCGGGAGAGGAAAATAATGAAGCATCGTTTTCCCGCTGTTATTCTACTGTTTGTAATAATAACCGTAGTAAGTGGTCTGGGAGCGAATTATGTTTCTGCTAAAACAGATAGAGTTATTCCGGGAATTGAAGTACGCAATCATAAACTCCAGGGCTTGAACCACGGGGAATGCTTAAAGGTATTAGAGCAGTTGCAGAATAAAATGCTTGCAACATCTATAACGCTCAAATGCAGAGGGCATCAG
This is a stretch of genomic DNA from Desulfotomaculum sp.. It encodes these proteins:
- a CDS encoding DUF1292 domain-containing protein, with the translated sequence MTNGESEEERVITLIDENGEEEDYEVIDIVEMEDAQYAVLLAVEENADEDSEGEVIILKFSKDDTGSDVLVTIEDDEEWERVADAWEEKLVDEAE
- a CDS encoding Holliday junction resolvase RuvX, producing the protein MRIMGLDVGEKTIGVAVSDPLGCIAQGIKTVIRVGSELEDIKNIKELTRQYDIELIVVGLPRNMNGALGEQGNKIIKFVEKLRNSLNIHIETWDERLTTVAAEKMLLSANVSRAKRKKVIDKLAAVIILQNYLDSRYNFPIT